In Ignavibacteria bacterium, the sequence CGAACTGTCCCGAACGCATATCCTTTCAGCTTAACAACCTTCCATGAACACGGATAGTAGCCGCCGTCATAATTACCCCTGCTTAAGTTTTTTCCGGGACTGGAGTTACTTCCGTCGAAAAGTAGTGAATCATGGGGTCCGCCTGCAAACACCGGCTTACCTGCGGAAAAAGAAAAATTAAATGCTGTTAGTATTACAGCAAATACCGGCAGAAAAAATAATTTTTTCAGCATAATTATTCCCCTTACTTTATTAAACTGATCTTTAATATTTTAAAAATTCCGTTATAACTGACCTTCAAAAAATAAATTCCCGAAGCAAGTCCGCCTGCATTTATAACCATGCTGTAAAAGCCGGTATTTTGCTCTCCTTCAAATAATTTCAAGGCTTCACGGCCAAGCTGGTCATACAGCTTTACTGTTACAAAACCGGCTGCGGGAATCTGGTATTTTACTGTTGTTACAGGATTAAAAGGATTGGGATAATTACTGAAGACCTCAAAACTTAAGGGCATTTCGTTTGTTACTTCTCCCGTGCTGACAAGTCCGCCGCAAATTGTGCCATCACCGTACAGTATACCGCCTCCGTTAATAATGCCCGCGCATATATCCGCGGTTGTTAAAACCCCGAGCGATGTCCCTGCATCAAGCGTTAGAACGCTTTGCGCCTTCAGCGGAATTAACAGCACAAGAAAAAATGTTATTGCTATTGTTTTCAAAGTTCTTTCCTCTGGTTCTACTTTTCGTTTTCAGTCATTGAAGCGTTCTTTACCCCGGAGAGCTCTTTTACAGTTTCTTCAAGGCGGGTAAGCTTATCTTTAAGCATGTTCAGTGACTGAATTTCCGCAGAAAGCTTTGTGTTCTCATTCTTCAGCTCATCATTTTGAGCTTGAAGCTCCTGAATAGCTTTTACCATCGGCGCAAAAAGATCATTGTATCGCATTTCATAATTGCCGTTATCATCTTTGGAGATAATTCCGGAGGTCTTTATTCCTTCTTCCATAAGGGTCTCTTCAACATCCTGGGCAATAAAGCCGTATTCGGTTCTTTTACCCTGATCATTTTTTCTGAAGTAAGATACGGGCCGAAGTTTGCTGATAAAACTCAGTCCAAGCTCTGAGCTCTTTATATTTTCTTTCCATTTTCTGTCGCTTGTGATAGTCCACGCAACCTGAACACCTGCATAGGATATCAGGGTATTGCCTATTCTAACCTGGTTGCTGCCGGTATTGCTGGGCACCTGGGCATCGCTGCCTATACCAATATTATTATTGCCGGCGGTCAGATTATATAGCGACTGGTTTCCGACTGCTGTGTTTTCATTGCCGGAAACATTGCCGTAGAGCGCAGTAAAGCCCAATGCAGTATTTCTGATCCCGGTTTGATTGCTGTACAATGAGTAATATCCAAAAGCAGAATTGTTATTCCCGGTTAAATTATTGAACATGGATTGCGTACCAACAGCAGTGTTCTGCAAAGCTGTTGTGGAATTGTAAAGTACCTGGTAACCCATTGCGGTATTATTATAGCCTGTTGTATTGCTGTACATGGTGTACCTGCCCAGTGCTGTATTCTGGTAGCCTGATGTATTCATCATAAGCGCCTGCGAACCAATACCGCAGTTTGCATATCCGGTTGTAAGCATGCTCAAAATATTGGAACCAACTGCAATATTATAGCTGCCTTCGCTTCCGGTACCGCTAAGCGTAAAGTTTCCGCTGTTTAACCCGAGGAAAAGATTTTCGCCTGAAGTGCCCGTACCTTTGTAATCATGCAGGAACCGCGATGAGCCTTTGAAGATTATTCCGGTACCTGATGAAATTGTGAGCGGAAGTACAAGGCTTCTGTTAAGCGAAAGATACCCAGTATTCTGCGCCAGCGAAAGATATGTTGCGGCTGTATCTCTGATTATAAACTGTCCGCCTGTACCAAGCTTGCCGTTAATGTTCTGGCTGAAGGCGGCTGCTGAAAAAACTATCAGCGCAATAACCGCTGAAAAAATGTTTCTGGTCAATTTCTGCATAAACCTGTTTTCCGTTAATTTTAAATGTTACCCCAATTTGCCTTAGAAATGATTCAAACATAAAACTAAAGTTTACACAGAACAAAGAAATTTAAAGCTCAAAATGAAAGATTTTATACGGGAATTAGCTTGAATATTGCTTAAATTTTACAGATTTTAACAATATTACACCTTCTAAAATGAAAGGTTTTTTATGGTAGATTCAGCATTTATAAATATCCTAAAATCATTTTCAAAGGCTGAGATAAGGGGTTTCAGCAGATTTGTAAGCTCACCTTATTTTAATACCAGCGCAAACACTGCCTTATTATATGAAGAAATAAAAAAATTCTACCCTTCATTCGGCGGCAAGGATTTCACACGTGAAAAGCTTTTTGCTGTAGTTTATCCCGGCAAAAAATACAATAAAGACCTGATGAACAGGCTCCTTTCAAACCTGATAAAGCTTGCAGAAAAGTTTATTTCCTTAGAAAGCGGCAGGTATGAAAAGCAGAACCTGCTCTACGGGTTAAGGCAAAAAAAGCTGTACGGTCATTTTCTTTCTGCAAAGAAAAAGTATGAAAAAAATTCTAAGCTGAATTTATTT encodes:
- a CDS encoding T9SS type A sorting domain-containing protein: MKTIAITFFLVLLIPLKAQSVLTLDAGTSLGVLTTADICAGIINGGGILYGDGTICGGLVSTGEVTNEMPLSFEVFSNYPNPFNPVTTVKYQIPAAGFVTVKLYDQLGREALKLFEGEQNTGFYSMVINAGGLASGIYFLKVSYNGIFKILKISLIK
- a CDS encoding tail fiber domain-containing protein; translated protein: MTRNIFSAVIALIVFSAAAFSQNINGKLGTGGQFIIRDTAATYLSLAQNTGYLSLNRSLVLPLTISSGTGIIFKGSSRFLHDYKGTGTSGENLFLGLNSGNFTLSGTGSEGSYNIAVGSNILSMLTTGYANCGIGSQALMMNTSGYQNTALGRYTMYSNTTGYNNTAMGYQVLYNSTTALQNTAVGTQSMFNNLTGNNNSAFGYYSLYSNQTGIRNTALGFTALYGNVSGNENTAVGNQSLYNLTAGNNNIGIGSDAQVPSNTGSNQVRIGNTLISYAGVQVAWTITSDRKWKENIKSSELGLSFISKLRPVSYFRKNDQGKRTEYGFIAQDVEETLMEEGIKTSGIISKDDNGNYEMRYNDLFAPMVKAIQELQAQNDELKNENTKLSAEIQSLNMLKDKLTRLEETVKELSGVKNASMTENEK